In Methylococcus geothermalis, one genomic interval encodes:
- a CDS encoding Rne/Rng family ribonuclease, producing the protein MKRMLINATQPEELRVALVDGQKLYDFDIEIPSREQKKANIYKGLITRVEPSLEAAFVNFGAERHGFLPFKEILPKYLSATGEESVSRREIKDVLKEGQEVVVQVEKEERGTKGAALTTYISLAGSYLVLMPNNPKAGGISRRIEGDVRSDMKETLSQLQIPDDMGVIIRTAGGGKTVEELQWDLDYLLQLWEAIERSTREKPAPFLIFQESNVIIRALRDHLRSDIDEILVDNPSTFRLVHSFLQQVMPQFINKARLYQDNVPLFSRYQIESQIETAYSREVPLPSGGAIVIDHTEALTTIDINSARATKGGDIEETALNTNLEAADEIARQLRLRDLGGLFVIDFIDMMAARNQRAVENRLREAVRVDRARIQLGRISRFGLMEMSRQRLRPSLIETALLTCPRCKGQGTIRSVESLALSILRVLEEETMKKNTDRIIAQLPVESATYLLNEKRAALQQIETRHNVAITIVPNPHLETPNYDIQRIRSGGPGAEEETRKSSYQLISEKSPESPKSVRGPGASSEAPAVREFIPASPQPSGGEQRIQAQPGQPGGGLIKRFLNILTGQRIEDQPSSEAARSSAGLALPAPFVQPAKTSGEPEGGGAASTEESERFGGQRRRERDGGRRGAGNRRKHPAQRDDAGDRRHSGVTAETETVQEPATAEPQQTGQENRTKPQEGRGRRQEGRGQRRRATAEPVDMPLEEAAAGAAMPEDSAGAADSKERVPALEPVAPADAGERSEEGETVDVETAEEDLAEAEFRPRSSRSRRGGIRRRGRGRRDRRPVAPGEQEAGEAPDATHPDGEKDGPERDVAEPGSDPAAPRETSDHRTVLSSPEASPAHVEREVRLDYPPEAEYRAPGLPPRAREEQRQDPEPREERSDFPPSTERGADSPD; encoded by the coding sequence ATGAAAAGAATGTTGATCAACGCCACGCAACCCGAGGAACTGCGGGTCGCGCTGGTCGATGGACAAAAGCTTTATGACTTCGACATAGAAATCCCTTCGAGGGAGCAGAAAAAAGCCAATATCTACAAGGGCCTGATTACCCGCGTCGAGCCGAGTCTCGAAGCGGCGTTCGTCAATTTCGGGGCGGAGCGGCACGGCTTCCTGCCGTTCAAGGAAATCCTGCCGAAATATCTCAGCGCGACCGGCGAGGAATCCGTCTCCCGCCGGGAAATCAAGGACGTCCTCAAGGAAGGCCAGGAAGTCGTGGTCCAGGTCGAAAAGGAGGAACGCGGCACCAAGGGCGCGGCGCTGACCACCTACATCAGCCTGGCCGGCAGCTACCTCGTGCTGATGCCGAACAACCCCAAGGCGGGCGGAATTTCCCGCCGCATCGAGGGCGATGTCCGGTCCGACATGAAGGAGACGCTGAGCCAGCTCCAGATCCCCGACGACATGGGGGTGATCATCCGCACCGCAGGCGGCGGCAAAACGGTCGAGGAACTGCAGTGGGACCTCGATTATCTGCTGCAACTGTGGGAGGCGATCGAACGCTCGACCCGCGAAAAGCCGGCCCCCTTCCTGATTTTCCAGGAAAGCAACGTCATCATCCGAGCGTTGCGCGACCATCTGCGCAGCGACATCGACGAAATCCTGGTCGACAACCCGTCTACCTTCAGGCTGGTGCACAGCTTCCTGCAGCAGGTCATGCCGCAGTTCATCAACAAGGCGCGCTTGTATCAGGACAACGTGCCTCTGTTCAGCCGCTACCAGATCGAGAGCCAGATCGAGACCGCCTATTCCCGCGAAGTACCCCTGCCTTCCGGCGGCGCCATCGTCATCGACCACACCGAGGCCCTGACGACCATCGACATCAATTCCGCGCGGGCCACCAAGGGCGGCGACATCGAAGAAACCGCGCTGAACACCAATCTCGAGGCCGCCGACGAGATCGCCCGGCAGCTGCGCCTGCGCGATCTGGGCGGGCTGTTCGTGATCGATTTCATCGACATGATGGCTGCGCGTAATCAGCGCGCCGTGGAGAACCGTCTGCGCGAAGCGGTACGTGTCGACCGCGCACGCATCCAGCTCGGCCGCATATCCCGCTTCGGACTGATGGAAATGTCGCGCCAGCGCCTGCGGCCATCGCTCATCGAAACCGCATTGTTGACCTGCCCGCGCTGCAAGGGCCAGGGGACGATACGCAGCGTCGAATCGCTGGCCCTGTCCATCCTCCGCGTCCTGGAGGAGGAAACGATGAAAAAGAACACCGACCGGATCATCGCCCAATTGCCGGTCGAGTCGGCCACCTATCTGCTGAACGAGAAACGCGCCGCGCTTCAGCAAATCGAAACCCGGCACAACGTGGCCATCACCATCGTCCCCAATCCGCACCTCGAGACCCCCAATTACGACATCCAGCGGATCCGGAGCGGCGGACCCGGCGCGGAAGAGGAAACCCGCAAAAGCAGTTACCAGCTGATTTCGGAAAAATCGCCCGAATCCCCGAAATCCGTTCGGGGACCCGGTGCGTCCTCGGAAGCCCCCGCCGTCCGGGAATTCATTCCCGCCTCCCCCCAGCCCAGCGGTGGTGAGCAGCGCATCCAGGCTCAGCCGGGCCAGCCCGGCGGCGGACTGATCAAGCGCTTCCTCAACATCCTGACCGGCCAGCGCATCGAAGACCAGCCCTCCTCTGAAGCGGCCCGGTCTTCGGCGGGGCTGGCCCTGCCGGCGCCGTTCGTGCAGCCGGCCAAGACGTCCGGCGAGCCGGAAGGAGGCGGCGCTGCTTCGACGGAAGAAAGCGAACGCTTCGGCGGCCAGCGCCGTCGCGAACGCGACGGCGGCCGACGCGGCGCCGGCAATCGCCGAAAGCACCCGGCACAGCGGGACGACGCTGGCGACAGACGCCACAGCGGGGTGACGGCAGAAACGGAGACCGTCCAGGAACCGGCAACGGCGGAACCGCAACAGACCGGGCAAGAGAACCGGACGAAACCCCAGGAGGGCCGCGGTCGTCGCCAGGAGGGTCGCGGTCAGCGGCGCCGGGCTACGGCTGAGCCCGTCGACATGCCGCTGGAAGAAGCGGCGGCCGGGGCGGCAATGCCGGAAGACTCGGCTGGCGCAGCGGATTCGAAGGAACGGGTCCCGGCCCTCGAGCCGGTCGCTCCCGCAGATGCCGGTGAACGCTCAGAGGAAGGCGAGACTGTCGATGTCGAAACAGCCGAGGAAGACCTGGCGGAAGCGGAGTTTCGCCCCCGGTCTTCACGGTCGCGCCGGGGCGGCATCCGGCGGCGTGGCCGTGGCAGGCGGGATCGCCGGCCGGTGGCACCGGGTGAACAGGAGGCCGGCGAAGCTCCCGACGCCACCCACCCCGATGGGGAAAAGGACGGCCCCGAACGCGATGTCGCGGAACCCGGCTCTGACCCGGCCGCACCTCGGGAAACAAGCGATCACCGCACCGTGCTCTCCTCCCCTGAAGCCTCCCCCGCCCACGTGGAACGGGAAGTACGCCTGGACTACCCTCCGGAAGCGGAATACCGTGCTCCCGGTCTGCCGCCCCGAGCGAGGGAGGAGCAAAGGCAGGATCCTGAACCTCGGGAAGAGCGCAGCGATTTCCCCCCCTCTACAGAACGCGGAGCGGA